TACTTGAAAAATCAAAGAGGAAAAATATACTTGTTGTTGGAGATGTTATTCTTGATAATTATATTTATGGTGATGTTTCAAGAATTTCTCCAGAAGCACCTGTTCCTGTGGTTGAAGTAAAAGAAGAAAGTTTTACTGCTGGTGGTGCAGGAAATGTTGCTCTAAATATAAAATCACTTGGTGGGAATGTGTTTTTGATAGGCGGAATTGGTAAAGATACAAATGGCGAAATCCTAACTCATATAATAAAAGAAAAGAAAATTGAAAGATTCTTTCTTGAAAGGTCTCTTTCTACAATTACCAAAACAAGAATAATTGGCAGAGACCAGCAAATTGTGAGAATAGATAGAGAAAAAAGAAAAGAAATATCTGATAAAGAAGTAAAACAAATTATTGGAAAAATTGATGAAATCGTAAATAATAAAATTGATGGAATAATTGTATCTGATTATGGAAAAGGAATTATTACAAAAAAACTGATAAATTACCTTATTGATATTAAAAAGAAAAAAGGAATTATTCTATGTATTGACCCAAAAATTCAGCACTTTACTTATTATAAAAATGTTACCTGTTTAACTCCAAACAAAAAAGAAGCAGCAGAAGGAATGAAAGAAAACAACCCTGAAAGTAAAAACGAAATAATAAAATTAGGGAAGAAAATAAAAAAGAAACTTAAAAGTGAAATTCTTATTATTACTCTTGGAAAACAGGGAATGATTTTATTTGATAGAAAAAATAATATCTTTCATATTCCATCTGTCGCAAAAGAAGTATATGATGTAACAGGAGCAGGGGATACAGTTATTGCCTCTTTTACCCTAACTTTTAGTCAGACAAAAGATGAAGTTATTTCTTCAATAATTGCAAATTTGGCAGGTGGTATTGTTGTTGGTAAATTAGGAACAGCAGTTGTAACCAGTGAAGAACTTGAAAAAATTTTTGAAAAAAATCTAAATTCAGAATATATTAAAATAGAAAAATGAGAAAAAAAATAATTTGTGTAATACCTGCAAGATATGGTTCAGAAAGATTACCTGGCAAAGTCCTTTATAAAATTGATGGAAAAACAATTTTACAAAGAGTCTACGAAAGAGCAAAAAAAGTTGGTATTTTTAGCCAAATATATATAGCAACAGAAAGTAAAAAAATCCAGGAAGAATGTGAAAAATTTGGTTGTAAGGTTATTTTTACATCAGAAAATTGTAGAACAGGAAGCGATAGAGTTGCTGAAGCAATTGGGAAAATTGATGGGAAAATTGATATGGTTGTAAATATTCAG
The nucleotide sequence above comes from bacterium. Encoded proteins:
- a CDS encoding NTP transferase domain-containing protein; the protein is MRKKIICVIPARYGSERLPGKVLYKIDGKTILQRVYERAKKVGIFSQIYIATESKKIQEECEKFGCKVIFTSENCRTGSDRVAEAIGKIDGKIDMVVNIQADEPFLPIEAVKKPLEIMLENPSIHISTSVTKIREKEDLYNPNVVKVVLDKE
- the rfaE1 gene encoding D-glycero-beta-D-manno-heptose-7-phosphate kinase; the protein is MRKEKLSRFLSQKKLKEVLEKSKRKNILVVGDVILDNYIYGDVSRISPEAPVPVVEVKEESFTAGGAGNVALNIKSLGGNVFLIGGIGKDTNGEILTHIIKEKKIERFFLERSLSTITKTRIIGRDQQIVRIDREKRKEISDKEVKQIIGKIDEIVNNKIDGIIVSDYGKGIITKKLINYLIDIKKKKGIILCIDPKIQHFTYYKNVTCLTPNKKEAAEGMKENNPESKNEIIKLGKKIKKKLKSEILIITLGKQGMILFDRKNNIFHIPSVAKEVYDVTGAGDTVIASFTLTFSQTKDEVISSIIANLAGGIVVGKLGTAVVTSEELEKIFEKNLNSEYIKIEK